The segment CATCGCTGGCTGTTTCAATGTGTTTGTTACCGACTTCATCCCTGTCACCCATGTCTCCGAGTGGCGATCCATGCCCCTACACACCTGTCCAAATACCCTATTTTTCGGTCCCGAGGCAATGCCAACTGCCGTCGCGGACTGCCGGAAAAACGAAGGCGAGTATTTTGCCGCATGCCTACTTTGGGCTTCCGCAAAAACAGAGCTAGGCTAGGGCCTAGCTTTCATTTACTCTGGAATTAACGTTTTCTCTGCCGTTTCCGCCGATCCGAAGTCGATTCCGAACTACTCATGCTAAAAGCGCTCGAGCTAGCCGGTTTCAAAAGTTTCGCGGACAAGACGCGTTTCGACTTCCCCGACGGCATCACCGTCGTTGTCGGCCCTAACGGATCCGGCAAGTCCAACATCGTCGACGCCATGAAATGGGTGCTCGGCTCGCAAAGTGCCAAGAGCCTTCGCGGCAAAGACATGTCGGACGTCATCTTCAAGGGATCGCAGACCCGTGGCCCAGCGGGATCCGCCGAAGTCACTATCGTCTTTGACAACCCCGACGGCGCATTGCCAATCGATGCACCCGAAGTCCGCGTCACTCGCCGAGCCTACCGCAGCGGTGAAGGCGAATACCTGATCAACAATCAACCGGTTCGTCTTAAAGACGTCAAGAACCTGATCCGCGGCACCGGCATCGGAATTGACGCGTACAGCCTGATCGAGCAGGGCAAAGTCGACAAAATGCTCAACGCTAACGCCAAGGACCGGCGGGCAATCTTCGAAGAGGCAGCCGGCATCAGCCGCTTCAAAGCGAAAAAGGTCGAAGCCGAACGTCGTCTGGCGAGAGTCCAGTCGAACCTGACCCGACTGGGCGACATCGTCGACGAAGTCGGTTCGCGTTTGAAAAGCCTACGCAGTCAAGCCAGCAAAGCGGAACGCTATCGCCAAGCCAGCGATCGGCTAAAAGAACTGCGGATGCAGATCGCTTGGACCGACTGGACTTCGCTGTCGACCGATTTGACAACGTCCGAAGCCGAACTTGCCAAGGCGATTGTCACACAGACCGAACTGGAAACGCTTCGTACCAAAATGAGCGAGGCACGTCAGGTCGCTGACGGACAACTGCAACAGATCGCCGAAGACGCCAGCCAGATCGAACAACGTCGCGGCGGATGCTTGAATCAAATCGCCCAGTTCGCAGGCCGACGCGACGCCGATCAAGCAGCGATCGCAGATCTGCGTCAGATCGTCGCCAAATCGCTTCGCCGGGTACGGTTGCTGCAAACGCAAGCGGGGTCCGCCGCCGCAGAACTGCGCGGCGCGGTCGAGCGACTCGCAATGTACGAACAAGAACTGGCCGTCGTTCGCGGGCGAAGTGCCGATGCCGAAGCCCAACGCGACAAGATTGGACGCGAAGCCACCGAAGTTCGCGCTCGCCGCGACTCGATCCAACAAAAACATTTGGCGATCGTCCGCCGTGTCGCCGACATGGAAGGCACCCGGCAACGAACCGAACAACGCGTCGCCGAAGCCGGCCGCAACTTAGCCAACCTGGCTAAGCGCATCGCCGCCGCCGAAAGTGTTTTCGCGATCGCACGATCCGAAGCCAAGGCGGCCAGCACTCGTGTCGACGAACTCAAACGCAATATCGGTGAAGTCACCAAGGCCAGCGAACTTGCCGACGCCAAACTGCAAGAAAGCAAACGAACACTCGAACGACGACGCGAAGAAGTCGCGGCTCTGAAAATTCGCTTGCAAGGATTAACCGAACGCGAAAAAGTATTAGCTGATTTACAGCGACGCCAAGAAGGCTTGTCCGGTGGCGTCAAAACGATCCTCGAACAACTACGCGAGTCGTCGTCGCCGCTTGCCAATAAAATTCGTGGCATCGTTGCCGACTGTTTCGAAGTCGACTTGAAGGTCGCACCACTGATCGACTCAGCACTTGGTGAACGCAGTCAATACGTCATTACCAGTGGTGGCGCACTGCAACGCGCGATTGTGGATGGAACGCTAAAGATCAACAGCCGCGTTGGATTGATTCGCCTAGACGAATTGCCGGGCCGCCGACCGGGCGACCGCATCCGCTTGGATGGCCTAAAAGGCGTGATCGGGCGGGGCGACAAGATGGTCAAGTGCATCGACGACCTTGAACCGCTGGTCCGCCACCTGCTAAGCAACACGTGGTTGGTCGATTCACTCGAAACGGCATACGGGCTACGCAAATTGAGTGGCGCCGGACTGCGTTTTGTAACGTCCGCAGGCGAACTGTTAGAAAACGATGGCTCAACCGTGGTCGGTCCCGTCGCTGCTTCAACAGGTCTGGTTAGCCGCCGCAGTGAACTGGCGTCCGCCGAAGCCGAAATCAAACACTACCAGTTCCAGCTCAAAGAAGCCGAAACGGAAACCGCCCGTTTGGCGAAACGAGTCGACGAGGAAGCCGCCGCACTCGGTCGCATCGAGCAGCGCCACCGCGGATTGATCACCGATCGCGCGGCCGCGGAAGCAGAACTGCGTCACCGTGACGAACGGTTAACGGTCCAACAAACACTATGCGCTGAAATCACTGGCGAGATCCAACAATCGACACAGCTTCGCGACACCGCGTCCAGCGAAAACGTTCGGCTGCAGGCTCAAATCAACTCCGGACGGCAAGACGTCGAAGCACTCGAACTTGAAGCTGCCGAGGCTGACGAAATGCTTTCGGAAACTCAGACGGCACTGCAAACTGCGACCAGTGGCGTGATGGCGATCTCTGTCGACGTGGCACGCGCAGAACAAAAGTTCGAAGCTCTCTCGGCCACCATGCAGCAGCAAAAACGTGACCAGCATCAACGCGAGGCTGCCGTCGAAGAAGTCCGCGTGCAAGCCAGATCGGGCCGAACACGAATTGCCGAAGTGACGGCACGGGTTCTGGACGCGACCCATCAACTGGCCAAACTGCATGTTGATGCCGAACAAGCCAATGTTCAACTGAAGGAACTCGCTCAGTACGCTGCCGATGTTCGCCGCGAAAACCGCGACATCATGAAAGCCAGCGAACGGGCGATGAAAGACGCGACCGAAGCCAGCGCCGCTGTTCACGCGATCACGGCGCGCCGTGACAACGCCCGACTGCGCCGCGATACGCTGGCCCAGCGTTTGATGGAAGACTACGAAATCGACCTGCAAGCAACTGAGCCGCCAGAGGATCTTGCCGAGATCGATGACCGTGAGTCGATGGAGAACGAAATCGGTGAACTGCGAGCCCAGCTCCAACGCACCAGTAGCGTGAACATGGAAGCTCTGGAGGAACTCGAAGGGCTGCAATCACGCTACGACGAACTGCACGGCCAGTATCAAGACTTGACCGCGGCGAAAGACTCGCTGCAGCGAATCATTGGCCGTATCAACGCTGATTCTCGCCGCTTGTTCCTAGACACACTGGAAGCCATCCGAGTCAACTTCCAACAGCTCTATCGCAAATCGTTTGGCGGCGGACACGCGGACTTGATCTTGGAAGAGTGCGATGATCCGCTGGAAGCAGGCGTCGAGATCGTAGCAACCCCGCCCGGCAAACCGACCTTCAATAACTCATTGCTGTCCGGTGGTGAGAAAGCGCTAACGGCCGTCGCGCTGTTGATGTCGATCTTCAAGTATCGCCCCAGCCCGTTCTGTGTGCTGGACGAAGTGGATGCACCGTTCGACGAAGCAAACATTGGTCGATTCGTGACGGTATTAAGCGAATTTCTTGACCACAGCAAATTCGTCGTCGTCACGCACAGCAAGAAGACGATGACCGCAGCAACAACGCTTTACGGTGTCACCATGCAAGAATCGGGTGTCAGCAAGCGGGTCTCGATCCGATTTGAAGACGTCAGCGAAAATGGTGAAATTTCCGACGGCGAAGCTGCTTAATGTCTCACTTTGTTCAGCCGCGTTCCTAACGACGCCAGTTTTGCTTCGCCACCCGATTCACGAACTTCAGAGTCTCTCGCTCATGTTTCAGCTTGGATTCACCAGCGCCATTGTCCCCGAGCTGTCGCTCGAAGAAACCTTCGCCGCGGCTGCAACGATCGGATACGAGTGTGTCGAAGTCATGTGCTGGCCGCTCGGAAAATCCACTCGTCGTTACGCTGGCGTCACGCACATCAACGCGATTGACCTGGACGCCAAAGGCATCGACGAAATCGCCAACTTGTCGGCAAAATACGGCGTCGAAATCAGCTCGCTAGGTTACTACCCCAATGCACTCTCACCCGACCAGGACGAGTCACGGCAAGCCGTCCAGCATATTGGGGTCGTCATCAAAGCCGCGGCAAAATTAAACGTAGGCAGAATGACCACATTCATCGGTCGCGATTGGACAAAAAGCGTCGACGATAACTGGCCACGGTTTCTTGATACGTGGAAACCGATCATCAAACTTGCCGAAGACCAAGGCATCCGAGTCGGGATAGAAAACTGTCCGATGTTGTTCACGGCCGACGAATGGCCTGGCGGCAAGAACTTGGCGCATAGCCCAGCGATTTGGCAGCGAATGTTTAACGACATTCCCAGTGATCACTTCGGACTCAACTATGACCCATCGCACTTAGTTTTCCAGCACATGGATTATCTGACACCGATGGAAACGTTTAAAGACAAACTCTTCCACGTGCACGCCAAAGATGTCCGTGTCGATCAAGCGATGTTAGACCAGGTCGGCATTTTGGCTCACCCCAACCTGTATCATTCGCCAAAGCTTCCAGGGATGGGTGATGTCGATTGGGGCAAGTTCTTCAGCATCTTGACGGACACTGGTTACCGCGGGCCGGTTTGTGTCGAAGTCGAAGACCGTGCCTTCGAGAGCAGTTTGGACGACCGAAAATTAGCGCTCACGCAAAGCCACACGTTCCTGCGCAACTTCGTGCCTCGACTCGGATGATAGAACATCGCTGTTCATCAGTCGTCGCAACGCGATCGTCGCCGATCCTAGCCGCTTGTTCGCATCCCCGATGCCAAGCCGTTGATCGACAACCGAGCTAGGTACTGCAACTCTTGCTGCTGCTTGTCTTCGGCGTCTGGCGAACCAGCCCGCAATCGGCTTAGCAATTCAACTTGAATCAAGTTAAGCGGGTCGATGTAACGGTTTCGAACTCGGATCGATTCTTTCAACCACGGCGTGCCGGCTAACAAACTGTCGCGACCTGTGATGGCAAGAATCGCGTCTCGCGATAACGCATACTCTTTTCGGATCATGTCGCTGATTAACTGCATGTCGTCCGAGTGATCAGCCAATGACGCGTAGTAACCGGCAATTTCCATGTCGGACTTTGCGATCGCTAATTCGGCATTGTCGATCGTCGCTTGGAAGAAGGGCCAATCGCGATACATGGCTTGTAACCGCTCTGCCGCACCGACCGTCTCAAGAATCGACGCCGTTGCTGCTCCCAGTCCGTACCACGCCGGAATCAAACAGCGGCACTGAGTCCAAGAAAACACCCAGGGGATCGCTCGCAAATCCGACAAACTGTTCCCGCCCCGACGTCTCGATGGTCGCGACCCGATGGGCAACTGCTCAACTTCGTCAACCGGCGTGGCAAGTCGGAAAAAGCGTACGAAGTCAGGCTGTTCGATTAGGTTGCGATAATGGCCAAATGACTCCGATGCCATCTGGTGCATCGTTTCAGTCCACTCCGCAGGATCCGGTTCCGGCGGATCTCCGCCGGCCAACAACGACGACCAAACGACTTGTTCCAAGTGCCGATGCGCGATTTGTTCGTCGTCGTATCGGTCGGCGAGCACCTCCCCCTGTTCGGTCAAACGCAGCGAACCACGGAAAGTTCCGACCGGCAACGAACGAATGCTGCGTGCTGTCGGACCGCCGCCACGTCCGAGCGAACCACCACGGCCATGAAAAAACGTCAGCTCGATCGATGAATCGTTGGCAACGTTCTGCAATTCCTGTTGTCCACGGTACAGTGACCAACATGCCGACAAATAGCCGCCATCCTTCGTACTGTCTGAATATCCCAACATCACCAACTGGTGATCGTTTTGGGCCCGAACGTGATCACGGTAAGCGGGGATAGAAAATAAGTCCTGCAAAATACCGGGACCATTCTGCAAGTCTTCGATCGTCTCTAACAACGGCATGATCGGCAATTGCTTTGCAAAATCCTGGCCGTCGACATCATCGAACGCAAATCCCGTTTGACGCCACAACCATAGCACCGTCAGCACGTCGCTTGCCGACTGTGTCATGCTGATGATGTGACCGCCCACCGCGTCGGCCCCAAACGATCGCATCACACGATGAAGCAACTTAAACAGTTCTAGCGTATCGTTGGCTTCCGGCGACAACTTCGTAAAGTCGATCGTCTTTTTACCACCAAGCATGTCAGTATCGAGCGAATCGACCAACACTTTTCGGCGATGCTCTTCGTCCAACCCTTCGGCGTCAGCAATGCTGTCGACTAAACCACAGGCCACCAACAACTCGTTCATCACGCCGCTGTACTGACGCGCGTCTTGACGAACATCCAAACATGTCAAGTGAAATCCGAACGCCATGATCTGATCACGCCAGACCATGACCTCTTCGGCCAACAGACTACCACCAGGAAACTTCGTCACCGAATCAAGAAGTGCGGTGACATCGCCAGCCATTTCGTCGGGCGACTGATAGCTGCCCTCAATCGCAGAACCGTCCAGTTCAATCTTTTGAGTCTGCAGCAGACGCCATCGCATCACTGTCAACCAACGCCGACACAACTCGTCCGGCGGGACCGACGACACTTCTTTGTCCAGCGCAGGCCACTCAGTGATCGCCGCAGAAATGCGTTCGCCCAAGTCATGCCCCCAGGTCGATTGCATTTCGGACAAACTAAGCGAATCATAGAGCTGATGATGCGACTTTAAATGAAACTCCATCGCTGCTTCGCGGAGCCATTTGAAAGTCTGCTCAGTTACATCCGACGTGACACCTGGGTGACCGTCACGATCGCCACCGATCCAAGATCCGTAGGTGACACAGGGTTTCAGATTGAACTGGGCGTCGGGATAGGCAAGCGACAATGCATTCCGCAGTTCGCTAAGATTTCGCGGTACAACTTCCCACAACACAGGCTTGATCGACAACGCTCGCTTGACCTCCTGCATCACCGAAGGCCGCCAGGGACGAATAAAGTTGGTTTGCCACAGCTTTGCCAGTTCTGCCTGAATCGACCGTTCTAGCTTTGCCGTTTCATCCGATCGCGACTCGCTATCCAACTGCGCCATCAGCTCGCGAATCTTACGCAACTTACTGCGAACCGATCGACGCTTTGCCTCGGTCGGGTGAGCCGTGAATACTAACT is part of the Rubripirellula reticaptiva genome and harbors:
- the smc gene encoding chromosome segregation protein SMC, whose amino-acid sequence is MLKALELAGFKSFADKTRFDFPDGITVVVGPNGSGKSNIVDAMKWVLGSQSAKSLRGKDMSDVIFKGSQTRGPAGSAEVTIVFDNPDGALPIDAPEVRVTRRAYRSGEGEYLINNQPVRLKDVKNLIRGTGIGIDAYSLIEQGKVDKMLNANAKDRRAIFEEAAGISRFKAKKVEAERRLARVQSNLTRLGDIVDEVGSRLKSLRSQASKAERYRQASDRLKELRMQIAWTDWTSLSTDLTTSEAELAKAIVTQTELETLRTKMSEARQVADGQLQQIAEDASQIEQRRGGCLNQIAQFAGRRDADQAAIADLRQIVAKSLRRVRLLQTQAGSAAAELRGAVERLAMYEQELAVVRGRSADAEAQRDKIGREATEVRARRDSIQQKHLAIVRRVADMEGTRQRTEQRVAEAGRNLANLAKRIAAAESVFAIARSEAKAASTRVDELKRNIGEVTKASELADAKLQESKRTLERRREEVAALKIRLQGLTEREKVLADLQRRQEGLSGGVKTILEQLRESSSPLANKIRGIVADCFEVDLKVAPLIDSALGERSQYVITSGGALQRAIVDGTLKINSRVGLIRLDELPGRRPGDRIRLDGLKGVIGRGDKMVKCIDDLEPLVRHLLSNTWLVDSLETAYGLRKLSGAGLRFVTSAGELLENDGSTVVGPVAASTGLVSRRSELASAEAEIKHYQFQLKEAETETARLAKRVDEEAAALGRIEQRHRGLITDRAAAEAELRHRDERLTVQQTLCAEITGEIQQSTQLRDTASSENVRLQAQINSGRQDVEALELEAAEADEMLSETQTALQTATSGVMAISVDVARAEQKFEALSATMQQQKRDQHQREAAVEEVRVQARSGRTRIAEVTARVLDATHQLAKLHVDAEQANVQLKELAQYAADVRRENRDIMKASERAMKDATEASAAVHAITARRDNARLRRDTLAQRLMEDYEIDLQATEPPEDLAEIDDRESMENEIGELRAQLQRTSSVNMEALEELEGLQSRYDELHGQYQDLTAAKDSLQRIIGRINADSRRLFLDTLEAIRVNFQQLYRKSFGGGHADLILEECDDPLEAGVEIVATPPGKPTFNNSLLSGGEKALTAVALLMSIFKYRPSPFCVLDEVDAPFDEANIGRFVTVLSEFLDHSKFVVVTHSKKTMTAATTLYGVTMQESGVSKRVSIRFEDVSENGEISDGEAA
- the ppc gene encoding phosphoenolpyruvate carboxylase gives rise to the protein MPVESKSSERLRDEIAMLGNLLGETIREIAGDDALYIVEDLRRLAWDNRSGQPAAASRLSGSIASLSPSQLSVVIRAFSIFLDLLNLSEDRQRVRVLREREKNLLTSERRESIASALVHLKQAGKSPAEIQELLDHLNIELVFTAHPTEAKRRSVRSKLRKIRELMAQLDSESRSDETAKLERSIQAELAKLWQTNFIRPWRPSVMQEVKRALSIKPVLWEVVPRNLSELRNALSLAYPDAQFNLKPCVTYGSWIGGDRDGHPGVTSDVTEQTFKWLREAAMEFHLKSHHQLYDSLSLSEMQSTWGHDLGERISAAITEWPALDKEVSSVPPDELCRRWLTVMRWRLLQTQKIELDGSAIEGSYQSPDEMAGDVTALLDSVTKFPGGSLLAEEVMVWRDQIMAFGFHLTCLDVRQDARQYSGVMNELLVACGLVDSIADAEGLDEEHRRKVLVDSLDTDMLGGKKTIDFTKLSPEANDTLELFKLLHRVMRSFGADAVGGHIISMTQSASDVLTVLWLWRQTGFAFDDVDGQDFAKQLPIMPLLETIEDLQNGPGILQDLFSIPAYRDHVRAQNDHQLVMLGYSDSTKDGGYLSACWSLYRGQQELQNVANDSSIELTFFHGRGGSLGRGGGPTARSIRSLPVGTFRGSLRLTEQGEVLADRYDDEQIAHRHLEQVVWSSLLAGGDPPEPDPAEWTETMHQMASESFGHYRNLIEQPDFVRFFRLATPVDEVEQLPIGSRPSRRRGGNSLSDLRAIPWVFSWTQCRCLIPAWYGLGAATASILETVGAAERLQAMYRDWPFFQATIDNAELAIAKSDMEIAGYYASLADHSDDMQLISDMIRKEYALSRDAILAITGRDSLLAGTPWLKESIRVRNRYIDPLNLIQVELLSRLRAGSPDAEDKQQQELQYLARLSINGLASGMRTSG
- a CDS encoding sugar phosphate isomerase/epimerase family protein, producing the protein MFQLGFTSAIVPELSLEETFAAAATIGYECVEVMCWPLGKSTRRYAGVTHINAIDLDAKGIDEIANLSAKYGVEISSLGYYPNALSPDQDESRQAVQHIGVVIKAAAKLNVGRMTTFIGRDWTKSVDDNWPRFLDTWKPIIKLAEDQGIRVGIENCPMLFTADEWPGGKNLAHSPAIWQRMFNDIPSDHFGLNYDPSHLVFQHMDYLTPMETFKDKLFHVHAKDVRVDQAMLDQVGILAHPNLYHSPKLPGMGDVDWGKFFSILTDTGYRGPVCVEVEDRAFESSLDDRKLALTQSHTFLRNFVPRLG